The Haloprofundus salinisoli region AGCGGGCAAGCGCCTCAACCAGCAGAACAAGGAGTACGTGGAAGTCGAAGTCGGCGCGACGCCGTGTCCGGCTTGCGGTGAACCGTTCGACTCGGCGTTCATCGCGGCCAACACGGCGCTCGTCGGCCTTCTCCTCGAGATCGACGTCTTCAACGCCGACGGTGAGAAGCACGCCGCCCGCATCGCCAAGAGCGAAGTCGGCGGCGCGCTCCGCGACGTCCCGCTGTCGGTCATCGACATCGTCGAGACCGAAGAAGAGGACGAGTAACACGGTCACGGCGTCGACTGCTCGCCCGCTCGACGCACCGCCGGCCGTGGTGCGGATAGCCGAAACCTTTTCAATAACCGCTGGTTATCAGCGGATATGGAACTTCCGACGCCTCAGGACCTGCGCGAACGCAGGAACACGCTCGGGTTGACCCAGAGCGCGCTGGCGGACGCTGCCGGCGTCTCCCAACCGCTCATCGCTCGCATCGAAGGCGGCGACGTCGACCCTCGTCTGTCGACGCTCCGCCGCATCGTCGAGGCGCTCGACGAAGCCGAAGGCGACGTGCTCCGCGCCGGCGACATCATGAACGAGACGGTCATCCACGTGGAACCCGACTCCTCGGTCCGCGAGGCAGTCGAGGCGATGGAAGACGAGGCGTACTCGCAACTCCCCGTACTCCAGTCGGGGATTCCGGTCGGCTCCATCAGCCAGTCGGACGTCATCCACGGCGGTGACAACGTCGGTGACAAGCCGGTGAGCGAACTGATGAGCGAGTCGTTCCCCACCGTCGCCCGCGACGCTACCGTCGACGAAGTTCGCAACCTCTTGGACCACTACAAGGCCGTGATGGTGACCGAGGGCGGCGAGACGATCGGCATCATCACCGAGGCCGACGTGGCCGCGCAGCTCTCGTAATCGCTTCTCAGTTCCCATCCGCCGTTCCGGACGTTTTTGTACGAAGACGGGACCACCTCGCCGCGTGACCTGACGAGTCGGCGCAGCGCGGCCGAGGCGGGAGCACGGCGAACCCGCTGCGCCTCCGGAGTCGCCCGTTCGCCGTCTGTCCGCCATCCGTTCTCCCCGTGAGCGTCGCCGTCGGCCGAGCGCTTACAGCTCCAGCCCGCGAATCGAGACGCCGCCGCCGTCCTCGACGCGGCCGACGACGTGCCCGTCGGTCGCCTCCGCCAGCGCCTCGGCGTCTTCGAGGGCGAGCGCCGCGACGAACCCGGTGCCCATGTTGAACGTCCGATGCATCTCCTCGTCGGAGACGTTACCCTCCGACTGGACGAACTCGAAGACGGCCTGCGGTTCGAAGGCGTCGTCGACGACGTAGTGGTTGTCGCCGAGCCGTTCGAGATTCGTCCATCCGCCACCGGTGACGTGGGCCGCGCCGCGGACGCCGTGGTCGCGCATCGGTTCGAGCAGGTGAGTGTAGAGCCGCGTCGGTTCCAACAGCGCCTCGCCGACCGTCTCGTAGCCGCCGCCGGGGAAGGCGTCGTCGTAGTCGTGGCTCTTCGTCGCCGCCTTCCGCGCGAGCGTCAGCCCGTTGGAGTGGATTCCCGACGAGCGGAAGCCGACCAGCGCGTCGCCCGGTTCGGCGCGGCCCTCGAAGATGTCGCCTTTCGCCGCGAGTCCCGCGCACGTGCCCGCGAGGTCGAGTCCGTTGATGACCTCGGGCATCACCGCCGTCTCGCCGCCGACGAGTTCGACGCCCGCCTCGTCGGCTCCGGCCGCGAGCCCCTCGCCGACCTGTTCGGCGAACGTCTCGTCGGGTTCGTCGACCGCGAGATAGTCGACGAACGCCACCGGTCGCACGCCGGCGGCGACGAGGTCGTTCGCGTTCATGGCGATACAGTCGATGCCGACCGTCGAGTAGTCCGAGAGCGCCTCCGCGACCAGCAGTTTCGTCCCGACGCCGTCCGTCGCCAGCGCCAGATACCGGTCACCGATGTCCAGCAGTCCGGCGTAGTCGCCCTCGCTGTCGCCGACCGCAGATACGAGCGCGGCCGTCGCCGCCTCGCTCGCCCCGATGTCGACGCCGGCGTCCGAGTACGTGAGTTCCTCGTCGTCTCCCATGCGCGAACCCCCGCGGTGGCTCCCCAAAAGCCCACCGCTCGCGGGTCGCACACCGGTGCGCCGGTACGCTACGCGTAACAGAAACGCATCGACACTCAGTTCCGTGATAGGCGACGCCAACTTCGAGGAAAGCCGACGCCTACTCGCGTCTGTCGAGGAGTTGGCAGGCCCTAAACCGCCGCTTCGAACGGACGAGTGGCGAACCGGAGAACGCGAGACGGCACGCCGACCGGCCCTGTGCGAATCACTCGCACGGACGGTAGGAACAGACAACTTTCGAGAACAGTTCTCAACGATCTCGTATTTATAAACCAGGGAAAGCCGTCGAATAGAACGCCGTCCATGGCAAGTGCGCCTTCAACTGCCGACCGCCGTATCACTCGCCCCGCAGACGTTCGGTTCGGCCCCACGGTTCGTGCTGTCGCCACCTCGGTGATCCGTTTCGTCGCCTTCTGGTTGGCGGTCGCACTGCCGTTCTGCCAGCTCGCGCTGGTCGTCGGGGGGTTAGCCGGCGACAGGTCGCTGGTGCTCGTCGCCCTTCTCGGTGTGAACGCGCTCGCACTCGTCGTCGGGCACAACTACCGGAGACGGTGACGCCGCCGAACGCGTCACCTTCCTAACGGAACCTCGACGAGAGCCATCTCGTCGCCGTCGACTACCGAGTTCAGTACCGCTTCGAGCTCCGCCCACGACTCGGGGCGGTAGCCGTCGACGCCGAAACTCTCGGCGAACGCGACGAAGTCGGGGTTGGTGAGTCCCGTTCCGAACGCCTCGCCGGTGTGTTCGCGCTGCTTCTCGGAGATGAGCCCGTAGTCGTCGTCGTTGAACACCAAGACCGTGAACCCGAGACCGAGACGCGTCGCCGTCTCCAGTTCCGCGCCGTTCATCAGGAACCCCCCGTCGCCGGTGCCGACGACGACGTTCGAGTCGAGCGCCAGATCGGCGGCGACGCCGCCGGGGACGCCGATACCCATGCTCGCGAGGCCGTTCGAGACGATGCAGGTGTTCGGCTCGAACGTGGGAAACTGGGTCGCGATGGCCATCTTGTGACTCCCCACGTCGGAGATCAGCACGTCCTCGTCTGCCATCGCGTCTCGGAGGTACGGGAGCACGCCGGCGACCGAGAACGGGTCGTCGTCCTCGGGCGTCTCCAGCGCGTCGGCCAGCACCGTCTCGTGTATGTCGGCACACCACGTTCTCCACGTCTCGTCGACCGTCTCTTCGAGGCGCTTGAGCGCCATCGAGATGTCCGCGACGATTTCGACGTCCGGATTGTAGTGCTGGTACACCTCGGCGGGTTCGTGGTCGACGTGGACCACGTGAGTGTCGGTGTTCGGGTTCCAGCGCTTCGGGTCGTGTTCGGCGATGTCGTAGCCGACGGCGACGACGCAGTCGGCGCGCTCCATCGCCGCCTCCGCCTCGCCGTCCGGGCCCGAATCCAACGTCATCAGCGAGTGGGCGCTGCGGTCCGACACCGCGCCCTTCCCCATGTACGTCGAGGCGACGGGGACGTCGGTCGCCTCGACGAACGACCGGAGGCGGTCGGCGGCGTTGGCCCGGACCGCGCCGTTGCCGGCGAGCACGATGGGTCGATCGGCGGTCGACAGCAGGTCCGCGGCGCGTTCGACCGACGCCGCGTCCGGGTCGGATCGCCGGACTTTGTCGCGGACCGCAAGCGGTTCGTAGTCGACGGCCTCGGCGGCGACGTCCTCCGGAAATTCGAGATGGGTCGCGCCGGGTTTCTCGTACTCGGCGAGTTTGAACGCCTTCCGAACGGACTCGTTGATGATCTCGGTGTCGTTCAGCTGCGTGTTCCACTTGACGACGGCCTCGAACGTGTGGACGATGTCGAGCGCCTGGTGGCTCTCCTTGTGGAGTCGTTCTCTTCCGCCTTGCCCGGTGATGGCGACCAGCGGCGACTTGTCGAGGTGGGCGTCGGCGACGCCGGTGATGAGGTTCGTTGCGCCGGGCCCGAGCGTGGCGAGGCAGACGCCGGCCTCGCCGGTCAGACGGCCGTGGACGTCGGCCATGAACGCCGCCCCCTGTTCGTGTCGCACCGGAACGAACCGAATCGAGGAGTCCCGAAGCGCGAACAGCACGTCCTCGAGTTCCTCACCCGGAACGCCGAAGACACAGTCGACGCCCTCCGCTTCCAGACAGCGGACGAGTAGGTCAGCGGCCTTCATTCCGAGATGGTGTCCAGATTGGTTTTCGAGTCGCCGTGCTGGACCCAGACGGTCTTCTGATTGACGAACTCTCGGACGCCGTGCTCTGAGAGCTCGCGGCCGTAGCCCGAATCTTTGACGCCGCCGAACGGTACCCGCGGGTCGGATTTGACGATCTCGTTGACGAAACAGCAGCCGGCGTCGAACTGCCGGGCGAACCGCTCCCCCCTCTCGGGGTCGCCGGTCCAGACGCTCGCACCGAGCCCGAACGGCGTGTCGTTGGCCCGCTCGATGGCCTCTTTCTCGCTGTCGACACGCCACAGCGACGCGACGGGGCCGAATATCTCGTCGTGGGCCGCCGGCGTCCCATCCGGGACGTCAGAGAGGACCGTCGCCGGGTAGTACGCCCCCTCTCGATCCATCGGTTCGCCGCCGGTGAGC contains the following coding sequences:
- a CDS encoding DUF555 domain-containing protein; this translates as MSNYLVAMEAAWLVRDVKDIDDAIGVAVSEAGKRLNQQNKEYVEVEVGATPCPACGEPFDSAFIAANTALVGLLLEIDVFNADGEKHAARIAKSEVGGALRDVPLSVIDIVETEEEDE
- a CDS encoding CBS domain-containing protein — protein: MELPTPQDLRERRNTLGLTQSALADAAGVSQPLIARIEGGDVDPRLSTLRRIVEALDEAEGDVLRAGDIMNETVIHVEPDSSVREAVEAMEDEAYSQLPVLQSGIPVGSISQSDVIHGGDNVGDKPVSELMSESFPTVARDATVDEVRNLLDHYKAVMVTEGGETIGIITEADVAAQLS
- the purM gene encoding phosphoribosylformylglycinamidine cyclo-ligase, yielding MGDDEELTYSDAGVDIGASEAATAALVSAVGDSEGDYAGLLDIGDRYLALATDGVGTKLLVAEALSDYSTVGIDCIAMNANDLVAAGVRPVAFVDYLAVDEPDETFAEQVGEGLAAGADEAGVELVGGETAVMPEVINGLDLAGTCAGLAAKGDIFEGRAEPGDALVGFRSSGIHSNGLTLARKAATKSHDYDDAFPGGGYETVGEALLEPTRLYTHLLEPMRDHGVRGAAHVTGGGWTNLERLGDNHYVVDDAFEPQAVFEFVQSEGNVSDEEMHRTFNMGTGFVAALALEDAEALAEATDGHVVGRVEDGGGVSIRGLEL
- a CDS encoding acetolactate synthase large subunit; translated protein: MKAADLLVRCLEAEGVDCVFGVPGEELEDVLFALRDSSIRFVPVRHEQGAAFMADVHGRLTGEAGVCLATLGPGATNLITGVADAHLDKSPLVAITGQGGRERLHKESHQALDIVHTFEAVVKWNTQLNDTEIINESVRKAFKLAEYEKPGATHLEFPEDVAAEAVDYEPLAVRDKVRRSDPDAASVERAADLLSTADRPIVLAGNGAVRANAADRLRSFVEATDVPVASTYMGKGAVSDRSAHSLMTLDSGPDGEAEAAMERADCVVAVGYDIAEHDPKRWNPNTDTHVVHVDHEPAEVYQHYNPDVEIVADISMALKRLEETVDETWRTWCADIHETVLADALETPEDDDPFSVAGVLPYLRDAMADEDVLISDVGSHKMAIATQFPTFEPNTCIVSNGLASMGIGVPGGVAADLALDSNVVVGTGDGGFLMNGAELETATRLGLGFTVLVFNDDDYGLISEKQREHTGEAFGTGLTNPDFVAFAESFGVDGYRPESWAELEAVLNSVVDGDEMALVEVPLGR